Proteins encoded together in one Salvelinus fontinalis isolate EN_2023a chromosome 6, ASM2944872v1, whole genome shotgun sequence window:
- the LOC129856870 gene encoding neurensin-1-like, with product MASACAEICGSDYAEQTTQHDQRYGVRSYLHQFYEECTASIWERDEDFQIQRSPSRWSSVLWKVCLALGTLILVTGLIVLLVGYSTPTKIEAFGEDELLFVDSHAVRYNRALDVCKLTGAVLFCVGGGLMAVGLLLSAFSKSYSKEELYLQQKFKERLVDIQNTVHPVTRAPTPGESKIPVTLSKVQSVQPNSET from the exons ATGGCTTCAGCCTGTGCTGAGATCTGTGGGTCAGACTACGCTGAACAGACGACGCAGCACGACCAGCGATACGGAGTCAGATCATACCTCCACCAGTTCTACGAGGAGTGTACTGCCTCCATCTGGGAACGCGACGAAGACTTTCAGATTCAGAGATCGCCTAGTCGGTGGAGCTCTGTCCTCTGGAAG gtctgtCTAGCGTTAGGAACCCTGATTCTGGTGACAGGCCTCATTGTCCTACTGGTGGGCTACTCCACCCCGACTAAGATCGAAGCGTTCGGGGAAGACGAGCTCCTCTTCGTCGACAGCCACGCTGTGCGCTACAACCGAGCCTTGGACGTGTGCAAGCTGACGGGCGCCGTGCTGTTCTGCGTGGGCGGCGGCCTGATGGCCGTAGGTCTCCTCCTCTCGGCCTTCTCAAAGAGCTACTCCAAGGAGGAGCTGTACCTGCAGCAGAAGTTTAAGGAGAGGCTGGTTGATATCCAGAATACCGTCCATCCCGTCACCAGAGCCCCTACTCCGGGGGAGAGTAAGATCCCTGTCACCCTGTCTAAAGTGCAAAGTGTCCAGCCCAACTCAGAGACATAA